One stretch of Macrotis lagotis isolate mMagLag1 chromosome 7, bilby.v1.9.chrom.fasta, whole genome shotgun sequence DNA includes these proteins:
- the SNX10 gene encoding sorting nexin-10 isoform X1, with protein MFPEEKKTEFVSVWVRDPRIQKEDFWHSYIDYEICIHTNSMCFTMKTSCVRRRFREFVWLRQRLQNNALLIQLPELPSKNLFFNINNRQHVDQRRQGLEEFLRKILQNALLLSDSRLHLFLQSHLSSEDIEACVSGQTSYSVTEAIHKFASSNRRFPEEDGEERKKDNSIEYGSERYLASFVFHVLYVYLQSTYLCTDTHKHILLFVDVILR; from the exons ATGTTCCCAGAGGAGAAGAAAACA gaGTTCGTCAGCGTCTGGGTCCGGGATCCACGTATTCAGAAGGAGGATTTCTGGCACTCCTACATCGACTATGAGATCTGCATCCAT ACCAATAGCATGTGTTTTACGATGAAAACATCCTGCGTCCGAAGGAGGTTTCGGGAGTTTGTGTGGCTCAGACAACGCCTCCAGAATAACGCACTGCTGAT ACAACTTCCTGAACTCCCGTCTAAAAACTTGTTTTTCAACATCAATAATCGCCAGCACGTTGACCAGCGGCGCCAAGGCCTAGAAGAATTTCTGAGGAA GATCCTACAAAATGCCCTTTTGCTCTCGGACAGCCGACTTCACCTCTTCTTACAGAGTCACTTGAGTTCTGAAGATATCGAGGCCTGTGTTTCTGGACAGACAAGTTATTCTGTTACTGAAGCAATTCACAAGTTTGCTTCCTCAAATAGACGTTTCCCTGAAGAagatggggaggaaagaaaaaaagacaattctatagAATATGGCTCAGAAAGGTACTTGgcttcatttgtttttcatgtaTTGTATGTGTATTTACAATCCACATATTTGTGTACAGACACACACAAGCACATTCTACTTTTTGTTGATGTAATACtaagataa